The uncultured Paludibaculum sp. sequence TGGCCGCCAAGCTGAAGCCGAACGTCACCGTGGAGCAGGCCCGAGCCGACCTCGCCGCCATCGGCGCCCGCCTGGCCGCCAGTTTCCCCGAGAACCGGCAGAAGACCTTCACGACGGCGCCCATGCGCGATCAACTCGTCGGCCCGGTGCGCACCATGCTGATGGTCTTGATGGGTGCCGTTGCACTGGTCCTGCTCATCGCCTGCGCGAACGTGGCCAACCTGCTGCTGGCCCGCGCCACCACCCGTGTCCGCGAGATGGCGGTGCGCACCGCGCTGGGTGCCGGGCGGGCCAGCCTCATCAAACAACTTCTCACCGAAAGTCTCGTTCTCGGCCTGTTGGGCGGGCTCGCCGGCTGCGCGCTCGCTTACCTCGGGACGGACGCCATGCTCCGCCTCGCTCCGGAGAACCTGCCTCGCCTGGATGAGGTGCGCGTCGACACCACGACACTGCTCTTCGCCACGGTCATCTCCATGCTGTCCGCCGTCCTGTTCAGTCTTCTGCCCGCCTGGCAGGCCTCTCGAGTGGACGTGAATGAAGCACTGAAGCAGAGTGGCGGCCGCTCCGCCGGTGGCCGCGGGTCTCACAGACTGCGTGGCAGTCTGGCCGCTATTGAGATCGCCCTCGCCTTCGTCTTGGCTCTGGGCGCCGGCCTTCTACTCAAGAGCTTCCTCGGCCTCACCTCGGCCGACCTCGGCTTCCGCACCGACGGCATTCTCGTGATGTACGCCCACGTGCCCGCCAACGAAGAGGCGGAGTACAAGCGCGCCACAGGGACCTTCGAGAAGATCCTGCGCGACGTCAGCACCCTGCCCGGCGTCACCTCCGCCTCGGCCGCCATGGGCATGCCCGCCGGGCAATATGGCTCCAATGGCTCCTACGCCGTCGAGGGAAGGCACTCCTTCACGCCCGGCGCGAAGCTGCCGCAGGCCGGCTTCCGCCTCGCCAGCCCCGGCTACTTCTCCACTCTCGGCATCCCACTGCTGCGCGGTCGCGACTTCAGTGAACGCGATCAGTACAGCGCACCCGTCGTGGCCATCATCAGCCGTGCCCTCGCCCGCGAGACCTTCCCCAATGAGGACCCCATCGGCCGCCGCATCAAGTGCGGGCTCGACCGTGACGAGTGGATGACCGTCATCGGCGTGGTTGGGGATGTCCGCTCTGATTCCCCCGCCGCCAAGCCGGCGCCCGAACTCTACATGGCCTTCCAGCAGCACCCGTATTTTGCCAACGAACTCCAGGTCGCCATTCGGACCTCCATTCCGCCCGCTTCGCTCACTGACTCAGTCCGTGTCACCGTCACCAAGACCAACCCCGGCATCGCCATGAAGTTCACCACATTGCAGGAGATGGTCTCGGAATCCATCGCGGCACCCCGCTTCCGGACATTCCTGGTGGGGATCTTCGCCGCCCTCGCGCTGTTGCTCGCCATGGCCGGCATTCACGGAGTCATGTCCTATGCCGTGGCCCAACGCACGCCCGAACTGGGCCTGCGGATGGCCTTGGGCGCCCAGACCTCCAATGTCGCCGGACTCGTACTGGGCAAGGCGTTGCTGCTGGCCGCGATCGGCATCGCGGTGGGCGTGGCGCTTTCCCTGGCCTCCGGAAAGGTCATTCAAAGTCTGTTGGTCGGCGTGAAGCCGGCCGACGCCGCCACCTATTTCGCGGCCATCGCGGGTGTGATCGTGGCGGTGTTGACGGCAGTGGCCGTGCCGGTCTGGCGCGCCACGCGCATCGATCCGATGGTGGCGCTACGCGATGAGTAGCCTCAACCGCGGGAGGCCTTTGACGCTCAGACGGCCGACGCTACTCTCTCCAGGCGGTAAGTGACAAACTGCTCCGGCGTCAGTCTCTCCGCGGCCAGTTCGACCATGTGCCGGTGGTGCGTGAACAGCAGCACCTGCGTATGACCGGCTAGCTCCGCCAATGCGCCCAGAGCCGCGGCCGCCCTGGCATCGTCGAAGTGCACCAGGATGTCATCCGCGATCAGCGGTACGGCCGGGTGCTTCTCGAAGTGGACTTCCAGGCTGGCAATCCGCAAGGCCAGGTAGAGCTGATCCCGAGTCCCTTCGCTCATCCCTTCTACAGTCACGGTCCGCCGGTCCGGCCGTACCCCCACCAGGACCACCTGGCCTTTCGCATCGGATCCGTACTCCAGTTTCAAGCCGTCGAACGACCCGAGTGTCAACGCCGCGAAGACCTGTGATGAACGCTCCAGCAGGCGCCCCGTCGACTTCCTCCGGAACTCGTCGATGGCGGACCGCAGCAACTGCTCGGCCAACCGCAGCCGTACATAGTGCTCCGTCTCCTCCACCAGTGCCGCCCGCGTGCTCTGCAGGTCGGAGGCCGCGTCCCGCGCGTCGGTGCTGGCCTCGAAGCCTTCCATCTTCTGGTTGAGTGACGTCTCCTCCCGGATCAATTCATCCTTCTCCTGTTCCAGACGGGCACGCGTCTGCTCCACGTTCTCCAACCGGCCAGGGATCTCGTCCGCGATCACGCCGCGGGCCTCCTCCTCCAGTGCCTCCAGAGTGCGGCCCGCCGCGATGCCCGCCAGCGTGTGGTGGATCTCGTCCAGCTTGTTCTGCGCGGCCTGCCTCTTCTCCCAGGCGGCGATGCGCGCCGGCACCTCCGCCGGCTCGCCACAGCCCGCCTCGATCACAAGCGCCTTAAGATGCGCCTCCAACTGGGTCAGACGAATATCCAGACCATCCAGCTTCTCCCTCTCAGCGGCCAAATCAACACGTTTGGAGGCCGCCAGATCGCGCGCCTTCCGCTGGGCGGCCAACTGTTCGTACATCTGGCGGACCGCCTCCATCGCCTCAACCCCGGCCAGTGCCGGAGCAACCAGATCCGCCACCCCACGAGCGTCGGACTCAAACTGGGCGCGGTCCCGCAGGATCCCGTCGATGCGCGCCTTGGTGGACACATACTCGCCATGACGTGACGTCACTTGTGTCCGCGAGTGCAGCAAGTCCTGCACGGCCGCCGGCTCTTCCGCGCCGCCGAGCTTCAACCGCTCGACCAGTTGTCTCCAGCGCAATTGCCATGCCGCCAGCTCCTCACACGCCCGGCTCTCCTTGCTCTGCCCAAGGGCTAGCTTCCGGCGGGCGCCGGCGAGTTGCTCCTCGAGATTCTGTCGCGCCGACGCCAGCCGTTTGAACTCCTCGACAAGGCGCCCGGCCTGACTGCGCAGCTCTCGAAGCTCGGCTCCCGCTTCCGGCGGAGTGCCGGTCACCTCGTCAATCGCCGCCCGCAGTTCCGCTTCAGCCGCCTCATCTTGAACCGCGCCTTGGCGCAGTTCCGATTCCAGCGACTCCAAAGCGCGCATCTGATCGGCGGCACTTGCGCGGCACCTCAGCCACTCCGCCATCTGCGCGGGCTCACCGGCGGAGATCCCCCAGGGCTGCCACAGGGCCGCCCACTCGGTGGCCTGTTCGCGTCTTGCGGTTTCCTTCCTGCTCACCTCAGTGGTCCGCTCCGCTAGCCGCTCCCTGGAGGCCTCGATCTCGAATTGCGCCTGCCCCACCTTGGCCGCCTCGTCTGCATGCTCCCGCAGATCGTCAGCCACGCCATCCGCCTCTTTTACCGTGCCCTCGTAAACATCGGCTAGCCGAGCCGGTTCCGTGACGGGCTCGGCAACGAACTGCGTGGCCTCGTCGAGGGATCCCTCCAGCCAGGCCTGCCTCACGGCGCGCCAGCCTTGCTCCCGGCGATCACGCCGCGCGGTCAAGTCACTCACCGTGGCAATCGCCCGGTGCGCCTGCAACCGCCGCAGGCTTGTCTCGTGGCGCTTCACCTCGCGTTCCGCCTCGCCACGCGCGGCCTCCGCCTCGCGCAACTGGCTATCCGCCAAGTCCAGGCGTCGGCGCCACTCGTTCACGGTGCCCTCCGCGGGCACAGCCGCGCGGAGTAAATCCTCGACAGAGCCGGACCAGGGCAGCTGCCGCACGTCCTCAGCGATGCGAGCCCTCAGCGTCTCTGCACGAGCGGCCAGGTCGCGCCGCCTGGCCTCAGGCAGAGTCTCCAGCCGTAGCGCCTGTTCCAACACAACCACGGACTGGGCCGGCGCCAGCGCGTCCAATCGGGCCGCGTCCTGCTCTACCTCGACACCCAACTCAGCCACCTGCGTAGTGGCATTGCGAAGATTCGCGCTGAGCTCCGCATGCTCCGTGGTCAATACCGCTGCCAGCTTCGCATCCCCCGCCGGCACGCGCAGCCGCCCCAACTCCTCCAAGTCCGCGGGCTCCCGTAGATCGGCCAGCATCTCAAGGATGTCCGACTCCAGACCCGCTTGAGTCCCTTTCAGCTTCGGTAGATCCGCCAAAGCCTTGCGCTCGGCGCCTAGCCGTTGGAACAGCGCCTCAATCGCCGTCTCATGCGCCAGAAACACCTCAGAGAACCGGATCCCCTCGACTTCCGCCTGCAGCAGCGACACACGCTGCCGTAGCCCTTGCCGTTCGGCGTCATGCATCGAGACGGAGTGGCGCGCCTCCGCGAACTCATCCGCGAACCCGCGCCGCAGTGGAACCACATCGCCCAGCACGGCCAACTCGCTCCGCACCAGCCGCCGTTGGTCGAGCAGGCCAATCGCGGATCGGATCCGGCGCAGACGCTCCTGTTCCGCCATGGCAGCCGCGAGTCCGGCGCGCAGCTCACTCAGCCGCCGCAGAACCGTCTCCTTCTGCTCGCGCAGTTCCCCCAATGCATGCGGAGTCACCTGCGCATCGCGGATCCGCTGGCGCTGGGCGGTGTATTCGGCCAGCATTCTGGAGATCGCCGCCGCGGATCCACGAGGCTTGAACAAGGCAGTGGCTTCGTCGTCCAGCCCCGTCAGCACCGAGTGCAAGCCCTCAATGCCCGCCGCCGCAGCGAACAGCATCTGTCCAAACTCACCATGCCCGGCCAATAGTTCTCTGCCGCCTTTGGACAGACGCTCCGCATCGAGTCCGAACATCACCTCGAACACCTGCTGATTCGCGACCGGAGCGACGGCCATCAGGTCGTCGTCGGACATCAGCACCGCATCGGCCCCATCGCGCAGTGTGTTCTTGTTGCCCTTGCGCCGCATGAAGCTCAGCACGCGGCCGTCGTGTTCGATAGTGCCACCGACACGCAGGTCGCCGTAGGGGTGCAGGAAGTCGTCGGTGGTCCGGCCTTCAAACCCGAAGAGCAACGTCGAAATCGCCCGTAGCAGCGACGACTTCCCTGCCTCGTTCGGTCCATAGATGATCTCCAGACGGCCCGCGCCAGACGAAAGATCCAGATGCTTACCCGTGAATGGCCCAAAGGCCGGGATGTTCAGCGCCTGGAATCTCACTGCGCACCGCCTTGACCGGCCAGCCTCGTCAACAGCATCGACTCGACCTCTTCGAGCAGCCTCCTGTACCGCGGCCCATCCGTGCGCAACCACTCGGCAACCTCGCCACGGACATCGTCTGGAA is a genomic window containing:
- a CDS encoding ABC transporter permease encodes the protein MLSTDLKQAFRWLRKSPGFTLVAVATLGAGIGLNTAIFSVVNGVLLAPLTFPDEQRIVSVSTRSLETGRETPRMTGGDLEDVRQQAGSFEALSRYYGGEMGVQVNGRAEFTGVAFVESGFYRVFSTAPLAGHAPSEGQVAVSESFALRNYGRPADALGRAVSVEGKSYEIAAVMPLSYQFPRKSNIWLTAPTRPENLNRTAYNYRVAAKLKPNVTVEQARADLAAIGARLAASFPENRQKTFTTAPMRDQLVGPVRTMLMVLMGAVALVLLIACANVANLLLARATTRVREMAVRTALGAGRASLIKQLLTESLVLGLLGGLAGCALAYLGTDAMLRLAPENLPRLDEVRVDTTTLLFATVISMLSAVLFSLLPAWQASRVDVNEALKQSGGRSAGGRGSHRLRGSLAAIEIALAFVLALGAGLLLKSFLGLTSADLGFRTDGILVMYAHVPANEEAEYKRATGTFEKILRDVSTLPGVTSASAAMGMPAGQYGSNGSYAVEGRHSFTPGAKLPQAGFRLASPGYFSTLGIPLLRGRDFSERDQYSAPVVAIISRALARETFPNEDPIGRRIKCGLDRDEWMTVIGVVGDVRSDSPAAKPAPELYMAFQQHPYFANELQVAIRTSIPPASLTDSVRVTVTKTNPGIAMKFTTLQEMVSESIAAPRFRTFLVGIFAALALLLAMAGIHGVMSYAVAQRTPELGLRMALGAQTSNVAGLVLGKALLLAAIGIAVGVALSLASGKVIQSLLVGVKPADAATYFAAIAGVIVAVLTAVAVPVWRATRIDPMVALRDE
- a CDS encoding AAA family ATPase gives rise to the protein MRFQALNIPAFGPFTGKHLDLSSGAGRLEIIYGPNEAGKSSLLRAISTLLFGFEGRTTDDFLHPYGDLRVGGTIEHDGRVLSFMRRKGNKNTLRDGADAVLMSDDDLMAVAPVANQQVFEVMFGLDAERLSKGGRELLAGHGEFGQMLFAAAAGIEGLHSVLTGLDDEATALFKPRGSAAAISRMLAEYTAQRQRIRDAQVTPHALGELREQKETVLRRLSELRAGLAAAMAEQERLRRIRSAIGLLDQRRLVRSELAVLGDVVPLRRGFADEFAEARHSVSMHDAERQGLRQRVSLLQAEVEGIRFSEVFLAHETAIEALFQRLGAERKALADLPKLKGTQAGLESDILEMLADLREPADLEELGRLRVPAGDAKLAAVLTTEHAELSANLRNATTQVAELGVEVEQDAARLDALAPAQSVVVLEQALRLETLPEARRRDLAARAETLRARIAEDVRQLPWSGSVEDLLRAAVPAEGTVNEWRRRLDLADSQLREAEAARGEAEREVKRHETSLRRLQAHRAIATVSDLTARRDRREQGWRAVRQAWLEGSLDEATQFVAEPVTEPARLADVYEGTVKEADGVADDLREHADEAAKVGQAQFEIEASRERLAERTTEVSRKETARREQATEWAALWQPWGISAGEPAQMAEWLRCRASAADQMRALESLESELRQGAVQDEAAEAELRAAIDEVTGTPPEAGAELRELRSQAGRLVEEFKRLASARQNLEEQLAGARRKLALGQSKESRACEELAAWQLRWRQLVERLKLGGAEEPAAVQDLLHSRTQVTSRHGEYVSTKARIDGILRDRAQFESDARGVADLVAPALAGVEAMEAVRQMYEQLAAQRKARDLAASKRVDLAAEREKLDGLDIRLTQLEAHLKALVIEAGCGEPAEVPARIAAWEKRQAAQNKLDEIHHTLAGIAAGRTLEALEEEARGVIADEIPGRLENVEQTRARLEQEKDELIREETSLNQKMEGFEASTDARDAASDLQSTRAALVEETEHYVRLRLAEQLLRSAIDEFRRKSTGRLLERSSQVFAALTLGSFDGLKLEYGSDAKGQVVLVGVRPDRRTVTVEGMSEGTRDQLYLALRIASLEVHFEKHPAVPLIADDILVHFDDARAAAALGALAELAGHTQVLLFTHHRHMVELAAERLTPEQFVTYRLERVASAV